The Schistocerca gregaria isolate iqSchGreg1 chromosome 2, iqSchGreg1.2, whole genome shotgun sequence genome contains the following window.
ATAGTAGAACGTCATGCCGCTTTGCCGTTTGAAATAGCCTTGCGTGAAATCAGTTCAGTTAAGCCAGAAGCTGTACATGAGGTACCATATACCTTTggagttattaataatctgtgagtAGAAAATAGAAAACTATTCAGTGTGATGTTTATGAAATAATTGAGAGACCACATGGTCAATGAAAGCAAACTACGACAAAAGTAGAAACTACTGCACGGGTTCTTCGCCATCACACGTCTCTAAACTGTTGACTGCAATTAATTTAGAGAAGGAGTGGGCAAGAAAGTTCAGGGCGTACAGACCTATGATGAGTTTATCCTCAGaaaagttaagtttaaatagtgagGGAGTGGTGCTCATCCAAAGCTTAATTCTGGTAAAGAGAATAGAGGGACTTTCAAGGCATTTAATGATACAGAGAATGTCGCGGAAACCGCAAAGCGGATAAGTGTGTTTAACACACACAGTAACTACAACGCGGACTGTGTGAAGCTATGAAAGTGGATACTCAAGAGAGACTATGGTGCACTATAAGTGTAGGAGAGAAATCAACGAAAGAAAAATCGGAATAAGAGTAATAGTACAACTTCTGTCACAGATAAGTTTCATGTTTAACACCGCTTTACTAACTGCCAGCAAAGATAACTCGCAAGGCCAGGTATTCTCCATATGGATAAAGGAAGCATTAAGAACGGAAAAAAGGAAATAGAGTTAAAATaagcagaaaactgggaatactATAATTAATCAAACAGATTTTTTCGTAGAATCTATGATCTAACATTAAGGACGAGACAAAAAAAAAGCTTTGTTCGCCAAAAGACATCTGTTGAAGCCAAGCATTGAGAAAGAAGCTTATGAAAAGGCAAGAACTGAGGCAGAAGCTTATGAAAAGACTGTGTAACAACAAAACGTGTACAATGACAACTAGGCGCTATAAAgaattattaaaagaaaagaaaaaatgaaaaggcaTCAGCAGATAACACTGAAAAATTTCTTACTAGGTGGAGGTCAGGTTGGTTGTCGTTACGTGAAGGTTTAGAAGGCTAGCTAGCTACCTTGAAACTGGAGGTGACGCCAGGTAGTAAAAACTACGGCGGAAGAGAATGATTTGAGCGTGTGACACAAGTTACTAAGGGCGCTACATGTAGCAAAAATACTTTGGTTGAGAGACTGGAGCAGGATGTAGATCGGAGACGGATTCACACCTCTCGAGAGACATGAAAATAGACAAATATGCGTATTTCGCCTTTACGTCATGAAGTGAAATTTACTGTTACGCGCTTGACGGTTATCTGGGATTTTGCAGAGACGTTTTTGTATGCTGCGAATGTGATTTCTTCTGAGACACATCGGAATTCTGTTTTACATTAGATTATCACTGTGTTTCTGGCATCAATGCACTCTGGTTGTACAGCATTCTACGAATATTTTTTGGGTTTGATAGTGCCCAGAAAGTTTCACAGTTATGGCGAACGAGATATCTCCGACAGTTCGTAGATATCTTCATTTTCTATGAACCGTGCTTAACATTGTCTCGTGGAGGTCACAGGTTCGATTTACAGCGACCGTCTCCGATTCTTCTGCAGTTTGTCGGCCTGAGACTCTTCGTGAGACCAACTGAGAAACCGTTAGATAAGTTTCGAAAAATTGCATACTAGTCCGAAAATAGAAAGTTACTTCTAccctctgttgtgttcaatctataTATTTTATTCTATTTCCCAAGAACCTTTCTTCCCATTTCTACGTAATATTCGTACACAGCCATGAGGATCTCGTCACCAACAGAAAAGTTCTTCCTTGCTAAGCATTTATGAGAAGACTGAGTAACTGTAAAAGTCAGCAGTGGACATGTGTGGAGAATAGAGTGGATGGGCACCTATTTCGTAGCGAGTTACACATACCTACCACCACGACGGCATGTGGTACGCAGCCACTTTGTACCGGTGTAACACTTCCTGGAAAGAATGGTAATATTTCAGAACTTGGATTTGTATAAATCGTCGTCGAATATAAAACAATTACGGTCGGCTGCACTGTATTAGTCTGGTATCTGAGATACCTACGTcgtataaaatacactactggccattaaaattgctacaccaagaagaaatgcagatgataaacaggtattcattggacaaatatattatactagaactgacatctgattacattttcacgcaatttgggtgcatagatcctgagaaatcagtacccagaacaaccacctctggccttgatatgcctgggcattgtgtcaaacagagcttggatggcgtgtacaggcacagctgcccatgtagcttcaacacgataccacagttcatcaagagtagtgacggcgtattgtgaaaagccagttgctcggccaccattgaccagacaaatgttcaaatgtgtgtgaaatcttatgggacttcgctTTCTATCAGTTAAATGTAAACTGAACAAGTATGCATTCTAGTAAGAAAACATATTTTTAACTTTATCCAAACTAAACGCTACAGAGAGAGACCAAAGACTTCAGTAGAATAAATACATACAcgtagatgtaagttgcagtagttacattGAGTCGAAGGGGTATGAATACGGAAATATACGAAAAAATTTAGATTTTTATCGTGACAATAGCTTATGTTTGTGAATTTTGGTGTGTTATCGTTGGTTACATTAATACTCTAATTTCAGGTGTATGGTCGCCAATCTCTGTTGAGTTCTTTTTTTTAATACCCTATTTTGTCTACAATTGGTATAATTTCAAGATTCTTTAGCTGGAAGTACTGCACCTTACTAGATAttgtaaaataatcttaaataATTGTTCAAATTCTTTCTGTTGTAATTTATCTACGTAGATATTTTTATATTCGTACTCAGTGTTAGCAGTGTAGTTCAGCACATCCAAgcgaaatataattaaaaaaatatttaaaaaatagctGAGTAAGATATCCTTATCGAAATGCACCGCAAACGGTTGCACTAGGGTTGCCAAAACAATATATCTTGTAGTTTCTGCAACTGAGTGCAAAAGGTTTTGCAGATAGATCTTTAGTTTGCATTTACGTAACTGGAGATGACATGTATAACAGTTTTAGAAGAAATACTATATTACTGTTCATTTGTGTCAATGTCGAATGTTACTCGGCGGTCACGGCTTAGAGCCGAGAGAATGTTAATCATCTCATTATGTAAAGCTATATAATAGCATAAGTTTACTTGACTAGTCAATGACTGATGATGTAGGGAACCAGACATGCTAGGTTGCTTACGCATACTATGACGGTTATAAAAGACAGAAAATCAGTTTCTCATTCCTCAGAACATAGTTCTTATGGTTTTAATTCATTTCACGACATCGACGAGGCGAAATGAGGAGTGATTTTAATTAAGCTTTCGctatttgagccagtgtagacCGTGAACTAGTTATGTTAAGGAGTAGCATACTTTAAAGGAATGACATTCAGAACGTGCgttgcaggatttgcattgttaatAGTTTTAATGTCATGGCTtgtcgttaggcgccggtactgataTGGCGACGAAGGGTTGAAATACAAGTATGAGTGTGCAttccagttgcagacagtcaatatGGGTCTGGACAAGCTGAGCGGGACTATACTCGTAAGGCTCTTGTATCAAAAGAACGGCAATAATATTgctcctccagaatgagattttcactctgcagcggagtgtgcgctgatacgaagcttcctagcagattaaaactgtgtgccggaccgagactcgaactcgggacctttgcctttcgcgggcaagtgctctactaactccgtccggcacacagctttaatctgccaggaagtttcacatcagcgcacactccgctgtagagtgaaaatctcattctagaaacatcccccaggctgtggctaagccatgtctccgcaatatcctttctttcttcagcaagattcgcaggagagcttctgtaaagtttggaaggtaggagacgagctactggcagaagtaaagctgtgagaacgggacgtgagtcgtgcttgggtagctcagttggtagagcacttgcccgcgaaaggcaaaggtcccgagttcgagtctcggcccaacacacagttttaatctgccaggaagtttcaatattgctACTCTTCGCTAGTATCGACACATTAAGAGAATGCGATATACCACAGTTAACAAGAAATTACGATACGCTGACGATCTGGCCATAGCAGTGCAAAGCAAGTCTCTCGAACAAGGGGCAAAGACTTCAGCGGATAACCTTGCATTCTTAACAAATACTACAGAAGATGGCGTCTGCACCCAGACCCTTATAAGACAGAAGTCTGCACTTTTCACCTCAACAATAAAGCCGCAAATGAGAGGCTGACCGTGTTGTTTGACCAACAGAGGGTGAAACACAATATCCACCCTAAATATTTGGGCTTTACGCTGGACAGGACCGTAACCTACGAAGAACACCTTAAAAAGGTTGGTCAGAAGCTCAAAACACGGAATAATATTAGGAAATTGGCGGGTAGTTCCTGCGGTGCAGATGCATCAACTCTACGAACAGCAGCAACGTCAACAGTCTGCACCACTGCAGAATACCATGCTCCCGACTGGCAGAGAAGTCACCAAACCAACATGGTAGACGTGTAGCTCCACGATACCATGCGTATTGTCACTGGACATTAAAATCTACCCCAATACCATGGATCTCCGTCATCGCCAACGTAGCATCGCCAAAACAGAgacggcaaaaaatggttcaaatggctctgagcactatggaacttaacttctgaggtcatcagtcgcctagaactcagaactacttaaacctaactaacctaaggacatcacatacatccatgcccgaggcaggattcgaacctgcgaccgtagtggtcgcgcgcttccagactgtagtgcctagaaccgctcggccactccggccggccagagacGGCAAACAACATCTATTAAAGAATGGGAAAAAATAGCACAAAGAGACGATGAAAATGTCAACCTATTCGAAATGTCATTAGAAATATACCAAGTCACTGACTGAAGTCACGGAACTTGATATGATATAGCAGCTATATAAAAGGAGAGGATAGCTTCATCCTTACAGACACTTGGAAAAAAGGAATGGGAGAACTCAGTCAGTAATTATCACCTTATAATTGACTCCTCAAAAGCATTAAAAGGGTTCGACTTTGCTAGGAAAGACTGGGTTAAGCTCACCCGTATCCCGAAGTGGCTACTCTAGATGAAAGGCCACGCTCCATCAATGGGATTCGTAGATAACCACAGCTGCGACTGTGGGGCACGTGAGCAAACTCTGGACCACATCACAAAAGTGTGTCCTACTGGGAAATTCAGTTGATCAGAAGTAGAAGCCACACCTCGAGTTATGAAGAAGGACCTAAAAACCTGGTCATCGATGTGTAAccaacagcttccagtctcgcaagATACATGTCATATTTCTGTAAATCGTATCACATTGGCCACTTGCatgtattttattatattaaatatatagTGTATATATATTCTTTTGCATTGTAATGGCAATTTTTGTGTATATGCTGCTGGAATGCCAtacgttaaataaaataaatttaaaaaagaaatccggagaggtcctctttccgcgtcGGGGTTGACGATAATGATTCGGAAATACGAAATAAGTTGCGACTTGGGAACTGCTCATCCGccacaaatttttgaaaaagttactTTTGCCATGGCCGAGAATGTTAGACGCGGTGCACGATCTTCAAGCAGAGCACGAGCTGTCTCACGAGAGCTGAACatttgttagtaggctgtttaggtttttatactggtaacgccacatagcgctctgtatgaaaatcactggctgcgccgtgtgcagtctgtggctggttggcattgttgcaatattcgctcttgtagcgttgggcagttggatgtgaacagcgcgtagcgtttcgcagttggaagtgagccgccagcagtggatgtggggagagagaggcggagttttgagagcgggtgatctggacgtgtgttcgtcagaggcagtaaatttgtaagactggatgtcatgaactgagtaTATATattactcctagaaattgaaataagaacaccgtgaattcattgtcccaggaaggggaaactttattgacacattcctggggtcagatacatcacatgatcacactgacagaaccacaggcacatagacacaggcaacagagcatgcacaatgtcgccactagtacagtgtatatccacctttcgcagcaatgcaggctgctattctcccatggagacgatcgtagagatgctggatgtagtcctgtggaacggcttgccatgccatttccacctggcgcctcagttggaccagcgttcgtgctggacgtgcagaccgcgtgagacgacgcttcatccagtcccaaacatgctcaatgggggacagatccggagatctggctggcgagggtagttgacttacaccttctagagcacgttgggtggcacgggatacatgcggacgtgcattgtcctgttggaacagcaagttcccttgccggtctaggaatggtagaacgatgggttcgatgacggtttggatgtaccgtgcactattcagtgtcccctcgacgatcaccagaggtgtacggccagtgtaggagatcgctccccacaccatgatgccgggtgttggccctgtgtgcctcggtcgtatgcagtcctgattgtggcgctcacctgcacggcgccaaacacgcatacgaccatcattggcaccaaggcagaagcgactctcatcgctgaagacgacacgtctccattcgcctgtcgcgacaccactagaggcgggctgcacgatgttggggcgtgagcggaagacggcctaacggtgtgcgggaccgtagcccagcttcatggagacggttgcgaatggtcctcgccgataccccaggagcaacagtgtccctaatttgctgggaagtggcggtgcggtcccctacggcactgcgtaggatcctacggtcttggcgtgcatccgtgcgtcgctgcggtccggtcccaggtcgacgggcacgtgcaccttccgccgaccactggcgacaacatcgatgtactgtggagacctcacgccccacgtgttgagcaattcggaggtacgtccacccagcctcccgcatacccactatacgccctcgctcaaagtccgtcaactgcacatacggttcacgtccacgctgtcgcggcatgctaccggtgttgaagactgcgatggagctccgtacgccacggcaaactggctgacaatgacggcggcggtgcacaaatgctgcgcagctagcgccattcgacggccaacaccgcggttcctggtgtgtccgctgtgccgtgcgtgtgatcattgcttgtagagccctctcgcagtgtccggagcaagtatggtgggcctgacacaggtgtcaatgtgctcttttctccatttccaggagtatatatatatatatatatatatatatatatatatatatatatatatatatatatgactcttgaacactattaaggtaaatacattgttttttctctatcaaaatcttccattttctaactatgcgtatcagtagttagtgccttcagtagttagaatcttttatttagctggcagtactggcgctcgttgtattgcagtagttcgagtaatggagatttttgtgaggtaagtaattcatgaaatgtataggttattgttaatcactgccattcttttggagggattaTTGAAGGTGAGATTGCGttgttctaaaaatattgtgtgtcagtttattgatggttcaaaatggttcaaatggctctgagcactatgggactcacctgctgtggtcattagccccctagaacttagaactacttaaacctaactaacctaaggacatcacacacatccatgcccgaggcaggattcgaacctgcgaccgtagcagtcgcacagtttttgatgatctgaataagtaaagagagaaatgtctgtgcacgttcaccttaggtcagctgtttggaaataacgtaagtggtttatcagcacaatcattcataattttttctaaggggaggttacaCATTCTATGGTCAACCTTTCGGAAAGCGCTGCGAATTGTGTAATGGTTTCCCTACAAACGTCACAGGTTTCCGTACAAACTTCACATCGCTCACCAACTTTTGTATCGTGATATTTGTAACCTGAAACATATACATGGTACCCAACTCAAAAATGTTACccactcatgtggaaattaaaatacgtTTCTTTCAATGCTACctccgttatttctcttccgcatgtccttacaaatgtatgcacaaactttcattgtcctacacgatcactcgtttttcgtgGAGACTCTCTCAAGTGAAAAAGATTAATTATAATGACACCGTGCAAGCTGTGTACATAGATGCATAAGAAGCACAGTATCAGCTTAGGAGGGAAAAGGAAAGagcgatagacaaataaagaaagagggagacagacagataaatagacagacagatagaaaaatgagagagagagacagacacagacGAAGGGACAGATAGATTGAGAGAtagatgagagagaaagagagagagagaaatggacaTATGGATCTGAAGGTGCGTATTTAAGAATAAAGACGTTTTGGTACTTTAGTAGTTTGTTAGAGAATTTGAGCACATGGATTAGGGATTCTAAAAAAGAAACAAGTTAGTAGTAGTATGCGTTGACTTTGGCGAGTTACTACCACTGAAAGGAGTTTTCTTCTGCACGATCGGTCTCAAAGGTCAGCACTCAAGGTATCGCTCCGAGCGGTCGGCTCTTGCTTTCGCCGCCGAGGCACCGCCTCGGATACGTTCTCCGGCGCGGCCTTAAGATGCCTGCCTAGTATGGCCAGGGTGGGGGACCTCAGGGAGAAAAAAAATATCCTCCGATAAGTACTTTCCCTCCACTGTGCCGGAGATTAACGAGCTATATAAACCAGCGCAGACACCTCGAACAGTCACACAACAGCGGACCTCCTCCACTCCCAGGACAGCTGCAGCAGTCGCCCGAAATGCAGAGTGTCGCCGTCCTCGCCTGCCTGCTGGCCGCCGCCCACGCCGGGATCGTAGCGCCGGCCCACCTCCCAGCGGCTGCGCCGGCCCACGGCGTCGTCTACGACCACTACGCGCCGCCCAGCTACAGGTTCGACTACGCCGTGGCCGACTCGCACACGGGCGACGCCAAGACGCAGTTCGAgcaccgcgacggcgaccgcgtcACCGGCGCCTACAGCCTCATCGACGCCGACGGCACGACCCGCATCGTGGAGTACAAGGCCGACGACCACAACGGCTTCCAGGCGGTCGTGAAGCGTGTCGGACACCCTACGCCGGCGCCGCCCAGGGCCGTGGTCGTGGCCGCACCTGCTCCGGCACCCGCCGCCCACGCGCCGGTGTACGCCGCCCCCGCCCCTGCTCCCGCTCCTGTCGCCCACGCCGCTGTTTACGCTGCCCCCGCTCCGGTGtacgccgccgcccccgcccccgccgcccacgcaGCTGTCCTGGCCGCCCCCGCTCCCGCCGCCCACGCATACGCTTACCCGGCTTCCGGCCACGGTCCTGCGCCTTACCACGGTTAGAGGACCTGCCGCCCAACAGACTGCATCGTTGTCCACCGCATAGCTCTCGGCACGGGAGCGGTTTACATGAATGACCCGACGCCGCATCGCTTAACTAACTTCGCCACTGTTGATCCATCATCGCACGTTCATCGTCCATTTGCATGTACAttgtaaaacatatgaacactgtaaaataaaatttattttctgaaattaaGTGCTCTTAGTATCTTTATTTAACCTCTCATTACTGATGTCTGTTCATTCCTACTGTGCTTGTGAAGCCActgaaaaataactttaaaatggCACCCTATGATTTTCATTTTCGAATGTTACTGGACGGTATGGGACAAAAGTCACTACCGATTATAACTCACTGAAATCGTTAAGG
Protein-coding sequences here:
- the LOC126336445 gene encoding cuticle protein 7-like yields the protein MQSVAVLACLLAAAHAGIVAPAHLPAAAPAHGVVYDHYAPPSYRFDYAVADSHTGDAKTQFEHRDGDRVTGAYSLIDADGTTRIVEYKADDHNGFQAVVKRVGHPTPAPPRAVVVAAPAPAPAAHAPVYAAPAPAPAPVAHAAVYAAPAPVYAAAPAPAAHAAVLAAPAPAAHAYAYPASGHGPAPYHG